In Pseudobdellovibrionaceae bacterium, the following proteins share a genomic window:
- the gspD gene encoding type II secretion system secretin GspD has translation MRTTALLSALLAFYWWTGVAQAQAPIPPPAGVAPMTEPSANEEDPKKKKFAYANPEDITNENFPDLIESFDYPNADIADVIKAISELTGKNFIVDPQVRGKVTIIAPTQVSVAEAYKAFLSALAINGYTVVPSGKFLKIKSARNAQRDSIETYSGNYFPNTDQMITRIIKLKYISAADVNKQLRILPSKDGEMVPYEPTNSIIISDYGSNIERVMNIINQLDVPGFEEQLAVIRIRYAKAKDVADLLDQIINKGESSNKSRFSSGVPRFRRNTNQTSSGGSGAESYSLVVSDDRTNSIIVVGNKAGIAKIRRLISKLDFKLRPEDQGGVFVYYVRHGEAEQIANVLNGIATESKKSQQSGAKASTTTPSPTGTTNPLAQSASVFGGEVQVAADKNTNSLIITASRQDYEVVKNILSKIDIARDQVFVKTIIMEMNATKTQTWGVDYYAFDRSSKGVGRIGFRSSPIGNLLNPATDSGAILGFGSGQTFELKAGDFTATVTSLVGLIKFLKGAAGGNVLSTPQIMALDNEEAEIEVGETIPVNLSRDSTATAGTLSTTANREDVTIKLNLTPFISPDTDSVKLKIEQQVKQLSRTKVEADELAKSAVATTKRVIKTQIVVNSGDTAVLGGLMSDVESEDVTKVPVLGDIPILGWLFKGKTVDKRKSNLVVFITPKIIRNTTDNANLLNDKINERITFIQRYMNGRDPHGEAIDKLPRRSFGNNQPPPSSSAPSPLMEPTDDGDDDDASRFSDDEPKEEPAVETF, from the coding sequence ATGAGAACCACAGCATTGCTTTCGGCACTTTTGGCTTTCTATTGGTGGACAGGCGTGGCCCAGGCCCAAGCCCCCATCCCTCCGCCTGCTGGTGTCGCCCCCATGACGGAGCCCAGTGCGAACGAGGAAGATCCCAAAAAGAAAAAGTTTGCCTACGCCAATCCGGAAGATATCACTAACGAGAATTTCCCTGATTTGATTGAGAGCTTCGACTATCCCAATGCCGACATTGCCGATGTGATCAAGGCCATCAGTGAACTCACGGGCAAGAACTTCATCGTCGATCCCCAGGTTCGCGGGAAAGTCACCATTATTGCCCCCACTCAGGTGTCGGTTGCTGAAGCCTACAAGGCCTTTTTGTCAGCTCTGGCCATTAACGGCTACACGGTTGTGCCTTCAGGAAAGTTTTTGAAGATCAAATCTGCACGGAACGCCCAGCGGGACAGTATTGAGACTTACTCCGGAAACTACTTCCCCAACACCGATCAGATGATCACCCGGATCATCAAGCTCAAGTATATCAGTGCGGCTGACGTGAATAAGCAATTGAGGATTCTGCCCTCTAAAGATGGCGAGATGGTGCCCTATGAGCCCACCAACTCGATTATTATTTCTGACTACGGTTCTAACATTGAGCGGGTGATGAATATTATCAACCAACTCGATGTTCCCGGCTTTGAAGAACAGCTGGCGGTGATTCGCATCCGCTACGCCAAAGCCAAGGATGTGGCCGATCTTTTGGACCAGATCATCAACAAGGGTGAAAGTTCAAACAAAAGCCGGTTTTCCTCCGGCGTTCCCCGCTTTCGCCGCAACACCAACCAGACCTCTAGCGGCGGCTCGGGGGCTGAGTCTTATTCCCTAGTGGTATCCGACGACCGTACAAACTCAATTATTGTCGTCGGTAACAAGGCCGGAATTGCCAAGATTCGCCGCCTGATTAGCAAATTGGATTTCAAATTGCGTCCCGAAGACCAAGGGGGCGTTTTTGTCTATTACGTTCGTCATGGCGAAGCCGAGCAAATCGCCAATGTGTTAAACGGCATTGCCACTGAATCCAAAAAGAGCCAACAGTCGGGAGCGAAGGCTTCTACAACCACCCCTTCGCCCACGGGGACCACCAATCCCCTAGCTCAATCCGCCAGCGTGTTCGGAGGCGAAGTTCAGGTGGCGGCTGACAAAAACACCAATAGTCTGATTATTACGGCCAGCCGCCAGGACTATGAAGTGGTAAAAAACATCCTTTCCAAAATCGATATTGCCCGTGATCAGGTGTTCGTGAAGACCATTATCATGGAAATGAATGCCACCAAAACCCAAACCTGGGGTGTGGACTACTATGCCTTTGACCGCAGCAGTAAGGGCGTCGGTCGTATTGGTTTCCGCTCCTCCCCCATCGGCAACCTGCTCAATCCAGCGACAGACTCGGGTGCCATTCTCGGTTTTGGTAGCGGGCAAACTTTTGAGCTTAAGGCCGGCGACTTTACGGCGACCGTCACCAGCCTTGTGGGTTTAATTAAGTTTTTAAAGGGAGCCGCGGGTGGAAACGTGCTGTCCACGCCACAAATTATGGCCCTCGACAATGAGGAAGCTGAAATCGAGGTCGGTGAAACGATTCCTGTGAACCTGTCCCGCGACTCGACCGCCACCGCTGGCACGCTTTCCACCACTGCCAACCGTGAAGACGTAACCATCAAGCTGAATCTCACTCCCTTCATCAGTCCCGATACAGATTCGGTGAAACTGAAGATTGAACAGCAGGTAAAGCAATTGTCCCGCACCAAAGTGGAAGCCGATGAGCTGGCTAAATCCGCTGTGGCCACCACCAAGAGGGTGATAAAAACTCAAATTGTGGTCAATTCCGGTGACACGGCCGTTCTTGGTGGTTTGATGTCGGACGTAGAATCAGAAGACGTCACCAAAGTCCCTGTACTGGGTGACATTCCGATTTTGGGGTGGCTCTTTAAGGGCAAAACCGTGGACAAACGGAAGTCCAACCTGGTGGTCTTCATCACGCCAAAGATCATTCGCAACACCACTGACAATGCCAATCTCCTCAACGACAAGATCAATGAGCGTATTACCTTTATTCAGCGCTACATGAACGGTCGGGACCCCCATGGCGAAGCCATTGACAAGCTTCCTCGTCGTTCCTTTGGCAACAATCAACCTCCTCCTTCCTCTTCGGCTCCATCTCCCCTGATGGAGCCGACTGATGATGGTGACGATGATGATGCCTCCCGTTTTTCCGATGACGAGCCCAAGGAAGAACCTGCCGTCGAGACGTTTTAA
- a CDS encoding general secretion pathway protein GspC, which translates to MRWFGGGGTFLDNMKGGGRPPLEGVYVYLLAAFAGYVIADLSIMSYRPSMLPTEAPPAQVRPTSRARMATKMDYESIADRNILNSDGKIPPSLASEGKEDAPTDGPATLSQLPLKLEGTIVHLNVKKSVASINIRNRNETQVLSVDEEIEGIARITKIERRKVTFRNLANNRLEYIEIPKDIKINFGVKAIKSAESGEVEKRGEFDFSIKRSDLSKYTSNLSEILNQARMVPNIVPGSGGRVEGFRFVSINPGSIFEKLGFKTMDVIKSVNGELINSPTRAMEFYNALKTSNQIELGVERNGRDENFNYSVTE; encoded by the coding sequence ATGAGATGGTTTGGTGGCGGAGGAACATTTTTAGATAACATGAAAGGTGGGGGACGCCCGCCCTTAGAAGGGGTCTATGTTTATCTCCTCGCCGCCTTCGCGGGTTACGTAATCGCCGATCTTTCCATCATGTCCTACCGACCCTCGATGCTGCCAACGGAAGCTCCACCTGCTCAGGTTAGACCTACTTCGCGGGCCCGCATGGCAACAAAGATGGACTACGAGTCCATTGCTGATCGAAACATTTTGAATTCAGACGGAAAGATTCCTCCCTCACTGGCTTCGGAAGGGAAGGAAGACGCGCCCACCGATGGGCCGGCCACACTGTCGCAACTGCCGCTCAAGCTTGAGGGCACCATTGTTCACCTCAACGTAAAAAAGTCTGTGGCCTCCATCAACATTCGCAATCGCAATGAAACCCAAGTGCTGTCGGTTGATGAGGAAATCGAAGGCATTGCCCGTATCACTAAGATCGAGAGGCGCAAGGTCACCTTCCGCAACCTGGCCAACAACCGCCTAGAGTACATCGAAATTCCCAAGGACATTAAGATCAATTTTGGAGTCAAAGCCATCAAGTCGGCTGAATCGGGAGAAGTGGAAAAGCGCGGTGAATTTGATTTCTCAATCAAGCGCTCTGACTTGAGCAAGTACACCTCCAACCTGTCTGAGATTCTCAATCAAGCGCGCATGGTTCCCAACATTGTGCCGGGCTCGGGTGGCCGAGTGGAGGGCTTCCGCTTTGTCTCCATTAACCCTGGAAGCATTTTTGAAAAACTGGGCTTTAAGACCATGGATGTGATCAAGTCGGTTAATGGGGAACTGATCAACAGCCCCACCCGCGCGATGGAATTTTACAATGCCCTTAAGACGTCGAACCAGATCGAATTGGGCGTTGAGAGAAACGGCAGGGATGAGAATTTTAACTACTCAGTCACTGAGTAA
- a CDS encoding N-formylglutamate amidohydrolase — MKPFFVSVPHSGEEVPADTPWLHGLSEPHLMRDVDRFVDLLYRPAIDELDIPFVVAQWHRYVVDLNRLPEDVDEDSVIGSPNPSGTFPRGLHWTVTTTGEALLSNPMSQELHEQLVKRYFRPFHQEVESVYAGFRQKGATKVYHLDAHSMPSKGTEAHRDPGETRAEIVVSDVNGTSCEAWFLDLVVGSYQQAGFKVAVNWPYMGGRVTQTYGHPDRGQHAIQVEMNRAIYMDEVTKQLVTANLVSVQSQVKAALQSIYAEIPEF, encoded by the coding sequence ATGAAGCCATTTTTTGTTTCAGTTCCCCATTCGGGCGAAGAAGTTCCAGCAGACACCCCCTGGCTTCACGGATTGTCGGAGCCACACCTGATGCGTGATGTGGATCGGTTCGTGGATTTGCTTTACCGTCCAGCCATCGATGAGTTGGATATTCCTTTTGTCGTCGCTCAGTGGCACCGCTATGTGGTGGATCTCAATCGACTACCTGAAGATGTGGATGAAGATAGTGTGATCGGTAGCCCTAATCCTTCGGGAACTTTTCCACGTGGACTTCATTGGACGGTGACAACGACGGGAGAGGCCCTCTTGTCCAATCCCATGTCTCAAGAGCTACATGAACAATTGGTCAAACGTTACTTCCGCCCCTTTCATCAGGAAGTTGAAAGTGTTTACGCCGGCTTCCGTCAAAAAGGTGCAACTAAGGTTTACCATTTGGATGCCCATAGTATGCCTAGCAAGGGCACCGAAGCTCATCGTGATCCAGGTGAAACCCGGGCGGAGATTGTCGTCAGCGATGTGAATGGCACCAGTTGTGAAGCCTGGTTTCTCGATCTGGTCGTGGGCAGCTACCAACAAGCGGGATTCAAGGTCGCAGTGAATTGGCCCTACATGGGTGGGCGCGTTACGCAGACCTATGGTCATCCGGACAGGGGTCAGCACGCCATTCAGGTGGAGATGAATCGAGCTATATATATGGATGAAGTGACGAAACAGTTGGTCACTGCCAACCTGGTTTCAGTTCAATCCCAAGTGAAGGCCGCTTTGCAGTCCATCTATGCGGAAATTCCAGAGTTTTGA
- the gspF gene encoding type II secretion system inner membrane protein GspF, translating into MPLFEYKGLNKAGKNVRGSIDADNARTARARLKKDGIYVVDLKDKSKAAKKGKAKKGGHNKGVSVNDLSILTRQLATLLKANIPLVDSLGAVSDQLENEMLSDVMAEIKNNVNEGAPFHKSMRKYPKIFNKIYVSMCEAGEMSGTLDVILLRLAEFTESQNELNNKLKSAMMYPVLMTVFMLAMLAALFIFVIPKMVMVFDSNPDLVLPWYSVMVIDFSGLLVNYWHVIVATFVVIFVVFRSWKNSPKGRGQWDAVVLKLPTVGKLARMVAVSRFTRTLSTLLTGGVPMLTAMQIVRNVVDNEVLATALDNARENISEGESIAGPLKKSGQFPPIVIHMINIGEKTGELEQMLTQVSDAYDFQVKTEVEGLTSLLTPIMLILMGCVIGVIVFSIMIPVFEMSGLGG; encoded by the coding sequence ATGCCATTATTTGAGTACAAAGGCCTTAATAAAGCCGGGAAGAATGTGCGCGGCTCGATCGATGCGGATAATGCCCGTACCGCACGTGCCCGCCTCAAAAAAGATGGCATTTACGTCGTAGATCTTAAAGACAAATCCAAGGCTGCTAAGAAAGGCAAAGCCAAAAAAGGGGGCCACAACAAAGGGGTCAGCGTTAATGATCTGTCGATCCTGACCCGTCAGCTGGCCACTCTGCTAAAAGCCAACATACCATTGGTGGACAGCTTGGGGGCGGTCTCTGATCAGTTGGAAAATGAAATGCTTTCTGACGTGATGGCGGAGATCAAAAACAACGTCAACGAAGGAGCTCCCTTTCATAAATCCATGCGCAAATATCCTAAGATCTTTAACAAGATCTATGTTTCCATGTGCGAAGCTGGGGAAATGTCGGGAACTCTGGACGTCATTTTATTGCGTCTGGCTGAATTTACTGAAAGCCAGAATGAGCTTAACAACAAACTCAAGTCGGCCATGATGTATCCAGTGCTAATGACGGTGTTTATGTTGGCCATGCTGGCGGCCCTTTTTATCTTCGTTATCCCAAAAATGGTCATGGTCTTTGACTCCAACCCTGACCTGGTCCTTCCCTGGTACTCGGTCATGGTCATCGACTTCAGCGGCCTGTTGGTGAACTACTGGCATGTGATTGTGGCCACCTTTGTGGTGATCTTTGTGGTTTTTAGAAGTTGGAAGAACTCGCCCAAAGGCCGAGGTCAGTGGGATGCGGTTGTCCTCAAGCTCCCCACAGTGGGCAAGCTGGCACGTATGGTGGCGGTGAGTCGTTTCACCCGCACTCTGTCGACTCTTTTGACTGGCGGTGTACCTATGCTGACCGCCATGCAGATCGTGCGCAATGTTGTGGACAACGAAGTCCTGGCCACAGCCCTGGACAACGCCCGGGAGAACATCAGCGAGGGGGAATCCATTGCCGGCCCACTTAAGAAATCAGGGCAGTTCCCTCCCATCGTGATTCACATGATTAATATTGGAGAAAAGACAGGCGAGTTGGAACAAATGCTAACGCAAGTCAGCGACGCCTATGACTTTCAAGTGAAGACCGAAGTGGAAGGCCTCACTTCCCTTCTCACTCCCATCATGTTGATCCTAATGGGTTGCGTTATTGGGGTGATAGTCTTTTCCATCATGATCCCAGTGTTTGAAATGTCTGGCCTTGGAGGATAA
- the gspG gene encoding type II secretion system major pseudopilin GspG produces the protein MRKILNAHGVAQNEKGMTLLEIMIVLVILGGLVASLVTVVMGRLKSARIKQAKITMAEVGKALDMYYTDCGGYPTTDQGLGALVEAPGDGCSSWGPDPYVKKVPRDPWNHEYIYESSGGTYVLQSLGRDNREGGSGEDEDISSENL, from the coding sequence ATGCGCAAAATCTTGAACGCCCATGGCGTGGCCCAGAATGAAAAGGGTATGACCCTTTTGGAAATCATGATCGTCCTTGTGATTCTTGGTGGATTGGTTGCCAGTCTTGTGACTGTGGTGATGGGCCGATTGAAGTCAGCACGAATTAAGCAAGCAAAGATCACCATGGCTGAGGTGGGTAAAGCTTTAGATATGTACTACACCGACTGTGGTGGCTATCCGACGACAGATCAGGGCCTCGGCGCTCTGGTTGAGGCTCCCGGAGATGGCTGCTCCAGTTGGGGCCCAGATCCTTACGTCAAGAAAGTACCCCGCGACCCATGGAACCATGAGTACATCTATGAGTCTTCTGGTGGGACCTATGTTCTTCAGTCTCTAGGTCGCGACAACCGCGAGGGTGGCTCTGGCGAAGACGAAGATATCTCCTCTGAGAACCTCTAA
- a CDS encoding prepilin-type N-terminal cleavage/methylation domain-containing protein → MNALKSQSGLTLLEVVIATAILAILSIYTAESVQNAVKSKVKVEKEVDRVTGVRDVLRIMERDINMAFHYRDINIDLYNLAEKERIDRLNKGTDTTKKDENKKPDEEKTEEEKKKEEEEKKRAEEKANQPKEPAKEFKPKEQKILTHFLGEEDELNFTTLNNSRIRADDKSSDQAEVGYFLKDCRSRFNKKKKSKCLWRRIDPIIDDDVTKGGTETVLLEHVTRFELRYLGPGKEEEWVKQWKTDKGGDANSQGKFPYAVEITLEFHNKEVENEKPVGMTLVAALRFPNNRKPEETDEKGKAKPPPTPFGTNN, encoded by the coding sequence TTGAACGCCCTTAAGTCCCAGTCCGGCCTGACTCTTTTGGAGGTGGTGATTGCCACCGCTATTTTGGCCATCCTGTCCATCTACACGGCTGAAAGTGTACAAAATGCTGTGAAGTCCAAGGTGAAGGTGGAAAAAGAGGTCGACCGAGTCACCGGTGTTCGTGATGTGTTACGGATTATGGAAAGAGACATCAATATGGCTTTCCATTACCGTGACATCAACATTGATCTCTACAATTTAGCCGAGAAAGAGCGGATTGATCGTCTCAATAAGGGAACTGACACAACCAAAAAAGACGAAAACAAAAAACCTGACGAAGAAAAAACTGAAGAAGAAAAAAAGAAAGAGGAAGAGGAGAAAAAAAGGGCTGAAGAAAAGGCCAATCAGCCCAAAGAGCCTGCCAAAGAGTTTAAGCCCAAGGAACAAAAGATTCTGACCCATTTTCTTGGCGAGGAAGATGAGCTCAATTTCACCACTCTAAACAACTCGCGCATTCGCGCTGATGACAAATCCAGTGACCAGGCCGAAGTGGGTTACTTCCTTAAGGACTGCCGCAGCCGCTTTAACAAAAAGAAAAAGAGCAAATGTTTGTGGCGACGGATTGATCCGATCATTGATGACGATGTGACCAAGGGCGGGACGGAGACCGTACTTCTTGAGCATGTCACCCGCTTTGAACTGCGCTATTTGGGGCCAGGAAAGGAAGAAGAATGGGTCAAACAATGGAAAACCGACAAGGGCGGGGACGCCAACTCACAGGGCAAATTTCCCTATGCTGTTGAGATCACATTGGAGTTTCACAATAAGGAAGTGGAAAACGAAAAGCCGGTGGGCATGACGTTGGTTGCCGCGCTTCGCTTTCCCAATAACCGTAAACCCGAGGAAACGGATGAAAAAGGCAAAGCTAAACCTCCGCCAACGCCTTTTGGCACCAATAACTAA
- the gspE gene encoding type II secretion system ATPase GspE — protein MATPNFESLLVKGTGITEEQLQSLLKTNDRDGNPLREAMEGKTYHTPEDALAELCDRLNVAYIKDIPYGDIPVDLVRDIPINYAKNHEVLPFKLESDHLIVLTSNPLNLKVLDDLRVLFGKRIEVRVTTSSRLQDAINRVYEKSTAALEGLDEIEGEEYDLDDPVIDLLEAGDDDAPVIKLVNTLLFRAVKEKASDIHLEPYEKDMVVRFRIDGILFDIFKPPKKLQNSITSRVKVMANLNIAEKRLPQDGRIPLKLAGKDIDVRVSSVPTAFGERIVMRLQDRSNVVLELEQLGFSENSLEQIDHMLTKTYGIFLVTGPTGSGKSTTLYAALSKINTVDKNIITVEDPVEQRIHGIGQIQVNSKIGLTFASGLRSILRQDPNVIMVGEIRDLETAEIAINASLTGHLVLSTIHTNDSAGVFPRLIDMGCEPFLIATSLLGVVAQRLARVLCPHCKEPYDPTEVELASLEISRDQVRNANIHRAVGCNECNQKGYIGRTVIQELLLVTDEIRSLIMQRQDGGTIKKAALRNGMQTFRDHGIQKVLKGVTTIEEVLTNTQVDA, from the coding sequence ATGGCCACACCGAATTTTGAGTCTTTGCTAGTTAAAGGGACGGGGATCACTGAGGAACAGCTCCAGTCCCTCCTCAAGACCAATGATCGTGATGGCAACCCCCTGCGGGAGGCCATGGAAGGAAAAACCTACCACACGCCTGAGGACGCCTTGGCCGAGTTGTGTGACCGTTTGAATGTCGCCTACATCAAGGACATCCCCTACGGGGATATTCCGGTGGACTTGGTTCGAGATATCCCCATCAACTACGCAAAAAACCACGAAGTTCTCCCTTTTAAGTTGGAATCCGACCATCTGATCGTGTTGACCAGCAATCCGCTCAATTTAAAGGTTTTGGATGATCTAAGAGTCCTGTTTGGCAAACGCATCGAGGTCAGAGTCACCACCAGCTCTCGCCTGCAGGATGCCATTAATCGGGTTTACGAAAAGAGCACGGCGGCCCTGGAGGGCCTGGATGAAATCGAAGGCGAAGAGTACGACCTGGACGACCCGGTGATTGACCTTTTGGAAGCCGGTGACGACGACGCCCCGGTGATTAAATTGGTCAACACTCTGCTATTCCGCGCGGTGAAGGAAAAGGCCTCGGATATTCACCTGGAGCCCTACGAAAAGGATATGGTGGTTCGCTTCCGCATTGACGGAATTTTGTTCGATATTTTTAAGCCGCCCAAGAAGCTTCAGAACTCTATCACTTCTCGTGTTAAAGTAATGGCCAATTTAAATATTGCCGAAAAGCGCCTCCCACAAGACGGTCGCATTCCCCTGAAATTGGCGGGAAAAGACATTGATGTTCGTGTGAGTTCCGTGCCCACCGCCTTTGGAGAGCGGATCGTGATGCGTCTTCAAGACCGCAGTAACGTGGTGCTTGAGCTGGAGCAACTGGGCTTCTCGGAGAACAGCCTGGAACAAATCGATCATATGCTGACCAAAACCTATGGCATTTTTCTGGTCACAGGCCCTACGGGTAGCGGTAAGTCGACCACTTTGTATGCGGCCTTGAGCAAGATCAACACCGTCGATAAGAATATCATTACTGTTGAGGATCCGGTGGAACAACGGATTCACGGTATTGGCCAGATTCAGGTGAACTCCAAGATTGGTCTGACCTTTGCTTCGGGCTTGCGTTCGATTCTTCGTCAAGACCCGAACGTGATCATGGTGGGTGAGATTCGTGACTTGGAAACCGCTGAGATTGCCATTAATGCCTCTCTCACAGGTCACCTGGTGCTCTCAACCATTCACACCAATGATTCGGCCGGTGTATTCCCTCGTCTGATCGACATGGGTTGCGAGCCCTTTTTGATTGCCACTTCACTTTTGGGCGTGGTCGCCCAGCGTCTGGCCCGTGTGTTGTGCCCTCATTGTAAGGAGCCCTATGATCCCACAGAGGTAGAGTTGGCCTCACTTGAGATCAGCCGAGATCAGGTGCGCAACGCCAATATTCATCGCGCCGTGGGCTGCAATGAGTGCAACCAAAAGGGCTACATTGGCCGAACGGTCATTCAAGAGCTCTTGCTCGTTACCGACGAAATTCGCTCTTTGATCATGCAGCGCCAGGATGGGGGAACCATTAAAAAGGCCGCTCTCCGTAATGGCATGCAGACTTTTCGTGACCATGGAATTCAAAAGGTCCTAAAGGGCGTCACCACCATTGAGGAAGTATTGACCAATACCCAAGTGGATGCCTAA
- a CDS encoding cob(I)yrinic acid a,c-diamide adenosyltransferase, whose product MSTKIYTRGGDQGTTSLVNGKRVTKSHLRLDAYGTVDELNSVLGIVGSQLSTLIGQSNMMDFAKASLDEVRILQNQLFIIGSHLACDDDKWTKKLPPLSEGLVSRLEGQIDSWTEQLKPLTEFILPGGCLIASFLHQARTICRRAERYAIGLNEDGESVDPIIIMYLNRLSDYLFVMARFANQKMGETDIMWKK is encoded by the coding sequence ATGAGCACCAAGATTTACACCCGCGGAGGGGACCAGGGGACGACCTCTCTTGTCAATGGCAAGCGAGTGACCAAATCTCACTTGCGGCTAGATGCCTACGGCACCGTGGATGAACTCAATTCAGTTCTCGGAATTGTCGGCTCCCAACTCAGCACCTTGATTGGCCAGTCCAATATGATGGACTTTGCCAAAGCCAGCTTGGATGAAGTCCGCATCTTACAAAATCAGCTATTCATTATTGGCAGTCATTTGGCATGTGATGATGACAAATGGACAAAAAAACTCCCTCCCCTGTCAGAGGGCCTGGTCAGTCGATTGGAAGGTCAGATCGACAGCTGGACGGAGCAGTTGAAACCACTAACCGAGTTTATTCTGCCCGGCGGCTGTTTGATAGCATCTTTTCTCCACCAAGCCCGTACCATTTGTCGGCGGGCTGAACGCTACGCCATAGGCTTGAATGAGGACGGAGAATCCGTCGATCCCATTATCATTATGTATCTCAACCGACTCAGCGATTACCTGTTTGTGATGGCTAGATTTGCCAATCAAAAAATGGGCGAAACCGACATCATGTGGAAAAAGTGA
- a CDS encoding type II secretion system protein: MEIMIVVAIIAALLATVMPRVGNQNNQLKEVIRRFTVLTKDLRHRARLENATYRLVIDMKDGWEKGEKEHEYWVEKTIKKVVLPGADAEEEEVLEDEDGNPIDPNGFAMDDTVMRKQKLPRPLFFENVEVAREKDPIGTGVAYIHFFPQGLVEEAAVHFRLSEQARWTLAIHPLTGKSEIVTEYLELKDIRDQ, from the coding sequence ATGGAAATCATGATCGTGGTGGCGATCATTGCTGCTCTGTTGGCAACCGTCATGCCCCGGGTGGGCAATCAAAATAACCAACTTAAAGAGGTCATCCGCCGCTTTACTGTTTTAACCAAGGATCTACGTCACCGCGCCCGTCTGGAAAATGCCACCTATCGTCTGGTCATCGACATGAAGGACGGTTGGGAAAAAGGCGAAAAGGAACACGAGTACTGGGTGGAAAAAACCATCAAAAAGGTCGTTCTGCCGGGAGCAGACGCCGAAGAGGAAGAAGTCCTTGAGGATGAGGACGGCAATCCCATCGACCCTAACGGCTTTGCCATGGACGACACCGTGATGAGAAAGCAAAAGCTCCCACGTCCCCTCTTCTTTGAAAACGTGGAAGTGGCCCGGGAGAAGGATCCCATAGGAACAGGAGTGGCCTATATTCATTTTTTTCCCCAGGGCCTGGTGGAAGAGGCGGCCGTTCACTTTAGGCTGAGCGAACAGGCGCGCTGGACCCTTGCCATTCACCCGCTGACGGGTAAGAGTGAAATAGTCACAGAATACCTGGAGTTAAAGGATATTCGCGATCAGTGA